In Brachypodium distachyon strain Bd21 chromosome 5, Brachypodium_distachyon_v3.0, whole genome shotgun sequence, the genomic window CCGCCTCGACCTGTTCGACGCCGAAATCGGACTCGGTGTAAAATCCTGGATTTCCACAAAGATAATTTACCGAGTTAAGTACTCGAGATAAAATTATTTATTGAAAATGGCGAGCCAGAAAATTTTCTTTATATTTTGATAGGGATATATCTATGTTTAAGGTTTAACCATACTACTGGTCTGATCACACCGGCTAGGGAGCAGTGTCGGTCGAACCACGGTCATGATGATAACTATATATTTGTGTATTGGTTCTTATGCATTTCGTTTTTACTCATGTCTGTGTACAAATTGTGCATCATATATTGCAAACATTCGAGGCATATATGCATAAGAATTTGTAATTAAATTGAACTAGTAAAACAAGTTAGCTACAATTAACGATGGGAATACATGTGAACAAATTGCTCTTATTACTACTATTGTTTGTCGCGTGATTGTTACCAAGTGTATGAGTAGCCGAACTGACTTAAACCTAATTAGATTACTGTGGACATTATCTTTCACATGTATACATTTTCGATGGCGACGAGTAAACAAACAAGGAGCACCGATTAGACAATCTGATGTGCGGAGAGTCATTTCGAGAACTTATTTTTGGAAGTAGGAATTATTGGATCGGCACCATTATGTCTAGTTTGTGAATTAAATACTAGGACAAAATGATACCACTTGTGAAATCtgaataaattatttttaggAAATTGTGTGTAAAGTATTCTACTTTCAGAAATTTATTGAACTTGGGATTACCATTGTAATTAGCGTTTTGTCAATGCAGTGTGACAGTTAAAATAAATCATCTTATATTTTAACCGTGCCCCCAACCGACTGATTAACTTTGCTGTCCACTGAACTGAGACATCACTCGATGGCATCACGAGCTGGCAAGCAGAGAGCATCCACGTATAGGCCGGCAGGACACGCCATGCCTATCCGGACGCCACCACGTCGACAGAAATGATGAATCACCAGAAGACTCAAAATGCACGTCGACAGAAATGATGAATCACCAGAAGACTCAAAATGCAAACCGACTGAAGtagacaaagaaaagaaaatagaaaagagaTGACCGTAGCCTATCCTTCTCAGTTCTTACCACTGTAGCCAATTCCTCTCGTAGCACTAAGCTGGCCGCCATGGCTAGGACCTTGAGAGCCAAGCACTAGGGCAAGCATCAAAGAGGGGGGCATTAGCAGCCATGAATATCAGTTCCTCACCACCATAGAAATTCTCCGAACCACCGAGCTCTGAACCATGGCTGCCCCTGAGAAGGTGAAGCATCAGGGGAACTGAGGGAGCAATAGAGGGCTAGCACGCAGGTGCTGCAGTAGGGGAAGAATTGATGGAAGCAGTAGAGAGGATTCCGCCGGTGCTGTCCCAGGCATCTGATCCAAGCAGCAGTATGAGAGAGTCAGGGAAGAAGGGGAAATTAATTAGGAGGCCATAGGACCGTAAGGGGGACAAAATTCAGAGATTTTACGCAACCAAATCCTtgcaaggaaaataaaaatttacCACGAGAAGGGCGGAAGAAATCCAAGATCATATCTACTGGATGTAAGTAATGAGAggcaacaaatgatgtctcaactttaactaaatttgaatgcatctatacacgaAGTCATGTCTAGGTACATCTAAAATTtggcaaacttgagacatctttaaTTGGACAGAAAAAGTAATAGAGATTGATGAGAAAATGGGCACATCTGTTTGAGTTAATTATTGATGGTTTAGGTAATTCGTACATCTTTGAGATTTAGAGTTTGTCATCCAGTGTATAGGAATACACATGCCCATCTGGCGGTGCTGAGTGTTAATGAATATCTTATCatgcaacatgggcaagaactctttctttgcttgatctATTCTAAACTTTTTCAgaactttgtcaaggtatgtactttgcgtgcgtcttgatctatctctataaatcttgatgcctaatatgtaAGCATCCCACCAAGGTCTCTCATTGAAAAACttattcaaatagcctttaacacttttaagaagttgTATATCATTTCCGATCAGTAATATGTCGTCCACGTACAGTATCAGTaatgctacagagctcccacttactttcttgtaaatacaagcttcGTCATGAGTTTGGACCAATCCAAACGCTTTGATCACCTcatcaaaacggagattccaactccAAGATGCTTGCCTCAGCACATAAATGCaacgctgaagtttgcataccttattagcatccttaggatcgacaaaaccttcgGGTTGCACCATgtacaactcttcctcaatgtgaccattaaggaacacagttttgacatccatttgCTAGATTTCGTAATCGAAAATGCAAcaattgctaacataatcTGAAGAGACAGACTTCAGCGTCTctacgggtgagaaagtctcatcatagtcaactccttgaatttgcCGAAAACCTCTTGcaacaagtcgagctttatagacAACAATATTACCATCAgagttttcttcttgaaaatccatttgttctcaacggcctttTGGTCATTGGGTAATTTTACCAAAGTCCATACTAGTAGTGGCGTAGCTTCCGAGAAGGGAGCAAGATCCCAAGCAagagcttctggacctgcgggtaccatACCCAggcatcgcgcaacaccgtgctgacaaAATACACGaggtgctgcactagccgcttgcgggggacAGCTTGAGTGGGCTGCCCCTCGGTTCCCGGGGTAGCAgtggtagccgggggttcctCAGAATTTttggcagccccctgctccaCTGCCTCAGCCCTTTAgacttcctcttctctttcgGCGACGAGCACAGAGCTCAGCCAGGTAAAGCAGTAGCGGCTCGCCCCGGCTTAGGGGTGACGAGGATCgacggcgacttcaggtactgcttcaagtcctggaacgtcGCTTctgcctcgggggtccagtgGACTGGGCCCTTCTTTTTCATCACTttgaagaaaggtagggcTCGCTCGctcaaccttgagatgaaacgcccgagcgccgcaacgcaaccgttgaggcgctagACATCTCTGACCTTGCAGGGTGCCTTCATCTTCTCGATCACTTTGATCTTATGTGGGTTGGCCTCGATTCCCCGGTGAGataccaagaagcccagcaagtgccccgagtccacgcAGAACGTGCAATTCTCAGGATTAAACTtaagcttgatcctgcggagattgtcaaacgtctcctgcaggtcgccaCAAGCAAGTCCCCGTGCCTCaacttgacgacgatatcatccatgtaggcctcgataaTGCGGCCTAttatccatgtaggcctcgataaTGCGGCCTAttatccatgtaggcctcgataatgcggcctagctggggtccagACACTCGCGTAAAGCAAGCTTAGATTGTAGTAAATCAAACAAAAGACAGAGATTATCAAAGCTCAAACCATCCCATGTGCGGATCAACTTAACCAAGAAATCGGATAAAGTCGTTTCCTGGCAGTCCAGTGGGACTTTCTCAAAGACGTATCTTTGAAGACTGGCGAGCCTGCCCCTCTCCGAACATAACGAAAAGCGAATGGAAGATAATAATTCCAATATTTGTAGTCAGCGCATCAGGATCGAAATTCACAAGGAAGTCAATGGCCCTAGGTAGTGTGTGTCTACTTATATTGACATCATGCCTGTCAAGAGTAAGAAAGAACTTGGATAAATAATAACAGACATGATTTAATAAGAAACCTAAAAAGAATGAACAAAGCTAGGTTCATacaagctagtgtagccgccACTGTATTTGACTACTGTCACATCCCCAAAAATCTGAGGATCAAGATCCGTCACATTGTCATGAAACGCAAACCACCTAGCATTACCACCATTCCTCAACACAGACCATGCGGTAATATAATTATCAGATTCTTCTTTAAGAAGTTGAATAGTGACTGCTGGCCCATCGTATTTGCGACCTTCGGCAGGTACACAATGATCACGTCCAACTTTAGGGCGGACATCCCTCGATGTGATGATATGGTAAGTAATCTAATATTGAAACGCAACAACAAGTCCATTAGTATGATGTGAAAGGCAAAAAGTTGAATgtgcaaaacaaaatagacAGCAAAAGTTAAAACACAACAGAAAGGCATAAATTTTTCTGGATTACTAAGATGATGTTTTTTCAAACCTTCTCGTGTGAAGGAGTTGTGACAGGTACACTCGAATCTTCCATAGAATTGCCTGGGTAAGAGAAAGTTTGCACTTGCTTGAATCTTGCGCGGACCTGCCTATATAAATTCTGCAACTGAATCGCAGTCACGTCACTAGGCAACCAAGGATTAGTTAAGTTTTGTTCCTTGGAATCTGCGGGCAGATGAAGTTGAGCAGCTTGTTCTGCTGTGAGGTCGTTCGGAATGGCCTCGGGGTACCTGGGAATGTCCTGCAGTGACAAACTTGTTACAAGTTCGTACATTTTTACAACCCAGCGACCTTGATATCAAATGATTCGAGCTGGGAAACTAAACCTCGAATGGGCGGATACGGATGGTGTTTACGTTCGATCTTGCTGCAGCCATGGCTTCCTTCTTAGCTTTTACGAGCCCGCGATCGTGCCTCCTTGGGGCCATCTGTAGGCACAACAAACACAATAAGTAGAGCAGGCAATACAACTTCAAATATCTAAGGTCAAAACTGTGAAGCATTAACTATAAACCTGATGGAAATTCCAAAGatccaaaaaaaaggaagaaaaacaaaaccttCAGGTTGCAGAGGCTAGAGGAACAGCAGATTCGCCGGGGAAGCAGAACTAACCTTCAGGTTGCAGAGGCTAAGGAACAGCAGATTCGCCGGGGAGGAACTCAAGTGCGGAGGCCAGACAGGAACTGCAGATTCGCCGGGAGGAACAGCAAGTGCGGAGAGGGCAATATCAAACGCGCCGCCAGGGAGGAGTGGAGGACTCGGCCGAGCAAGGAAGGGACAGTAGCAGGGGGAACAAAATCACCAACGGGCCAGGGAGTGGaacccggggggggggggggggggggcatacAGCTAATGTAGCCCAGGTGCCTAGCATCAATTGGGTGGGCGCAGTAGATATGTGACATATGTCCACTGCATCGCACAAGTTTTgatttaaataaaaatacagTACGATTAGATGGTAGGCTCCAGTGAAAACTCATCATTccacaaaaattatatagtataaaactttcaaaaaaaattctggtgTGATGCTCTAAAAATatacaaaatttcaagttgaaaattgaaagaaattaaaaaaagaaatatacaaATAAATAGTGTCAAACTGTGAAGGG contains:
- the LOC100832916 gene encoding uncharacterized protein LOC100832916 isoform X1, with product MGDMSMNANDVFWLYIGDGCLQGPSDDSEPEQKELVATTSSMAPRRHDRGLVKAKKEAMAAARSNVNTIRIRPFEDIPRYPEAIPNDLTAEQAAQLHLPADSKEQNLTNPWLPSDVTAIQLQNLYRQVRARFKQVQTFSYPGNSMEDSSVPVTTPSHEKITYHIITSRDVRPKVGRDHCVPAEGRKYDGPAVTIQLLKEESDNYITAWSVLRNGGNARWFAFHDNVTDLDPQIFGDVTVVKYSGGYTSLHDVNISRHTLPRAIDFLVNFDPDALTTNIGIIIFHSLFVMFGEGQARQSSKIRL
- the LOC100832916 gene encoding uncharacterized protein LOC100832916 isoform X3 is translated as MAPRRHDRGLVKAKKEAMAAARSNVNTIRIRPFEDIPRYPEAIPNDLTAEQAAQLHLPADSKEQNLTNPWLPSDVTAIQLQNLYRQVRARFKQVQTFSYPGNSMEDSSVPVTTPSHEKITYHIITSRDVRPKVGRDHCVPAEGRKYDGPAVTIQLLKEESDNYITAWSVLRNGGNARWFAFHDNVTDLDPQIFGDVTVVKYSGGYTSLHDVNISRHTLPRAIDFLVNFDPDALTTNIGIIIFHSLFVMFGEGQARQSSKIRL
- the LOC100832916 gene encoding uncharacterized protein LOC100832916 isoform X2; protein product: MGDMSMNANDVFWLYRDGCLQGPSDDSEPEQKELVATTSSMAPRRHDRGLVKAKKEAMAAARSNVNTIRIRPFEDIPRYPEAIPNDLTAEQAAQLHLPADSKEQNLTNPWLPSDVTAIQLQNLYRQVRARFKQVQTFSYPGNSMEDSSVPVTTPSHEKITYHIITSRDVRPKVGRDHCVPAEGRKYDGPAVTIQLLKEESDNYITAWSVLRNGGNARWFAFHDNVTDLDPQIFGDVTVVKYSGGYTSLHDVNISRHTLPRAIDFLVNFDPDALTTNIGIIIFHSLFVMFGEGQARQSSKIRL